The following are encoded together in the Pseudoalteromonas piscicida genome:
- the dnaB gene encoding replicative DNA helicase produces the protein MAKSDIQVDTLKVPPHSIEAEQSVLGGLMLDNEAFDRVAELVVSHDFYTRTHKLIFEAMEKLVELSQPIDLITISENLEKNNQLETIGGFSYLAEIAKNTPSAANIDAYASIVRERAVVREMIGVANEIAEAGFNPEGRDSHELLDLAESKVFKIAEQRTKSTEGPQSIHHILEKTVDKIEELYQSPQDGVTGVSTGYGDLDKMTAGLQPSDLIIVAARPSMGKTTFAMNLAEHAAMTQDKPVLIYSLEMPSEQIMMRMLASLGRINQTKVRTGQLDDDDWARLSSTMGLLMEKGKMYIDDASGLTPTDVRSRARRIARDHGGISMIMVDYLQLMRVPSLSDNRTLEIAEISRSLKALAKELQCPVIALSQLNRTLEQRADKRPVNSDLRESGSIEQDADLIMFIYRDEVYNDDSPDKGTAEIIIGKQRNGPIGKVRLTFQGQYSRFDNYAGPAMDDEY, from the coding sequence ATGGCTAAATCAGATATACAAGTCGATACCTTAAAAGTTCCCCCGCACTCAATTGAAGCTGAGCAATCTGTGCTCGGTGGCTTGATGCTAGATAATGAAGCCTTTGACCGTGTAGCGGAATTGGTGGTGTCTCATGACTTTTATACCAGAACTCATAAGCTGATCTTTGAAGCAATGGAAAAGCTGGTTGAGCTCAGTCAGCCTATCGACTTAATCACCATTTCTGAGAATCTAGAGAAGAACAATCAGTTAGAAACCATTGGTGGTTTCTCATATCTTGCTGAGATTGCTAAAAACACGCCAAGTGCTGCAAATATTGATGCATACGCTAGTATCGTGCGTGAGCGCGCGGTTGTTCGAGAAATGATTGGTGTGGCGAATGAAATTGCAGAGGCCGGTTTTAATCCCGAGGGACGTGATAGCCACGAGCTGTTGGATTTAGCTGAGAGCAAGGTATTTAAGATTGCAGAGCAGCGTACAAAAAGCACCGAAGGTCCGCAAAGCATTCACCACATCCTAGAAAAAACCGTTGATAAAATTGAAGAACTTTACCAATCTCCACAGGATGGTGTTACGGGGGTAAGTACAGGCTACGGTGACTTAGACAAGATGACTGCTGGATTACAGCCTTCTGACTTGATCATAGTTGCGGCGCGTCCATCGATGGGTAAAACCACATTTGCGATGAACTTGGCTGAACATGCCGCTATGACGCAAGATAAGCCGGTGCTGATCTACTCGCTAGAGATGCCTTCAGAACAGATCATGATGAGGATGCTCGCCTCATTGGGCCGTATCAACCAGACCAAGGTACGTACGGGACAATTAGATGATGATGATTGGGCTCGCCTTTCATCAACTATGGGTCTGCTGATGGAAAAGGGCAAGATGTACATTGATGATGCATCGGGCCTTACACCAACAGACGTGCGTTCAAGAGCCAGACGAATTGCACGTGATCACGGTGGGATCAGTATGATCATGGTGGATTACTTACAGCTCATGCGCGTGCCAAGCCTTTCAGACAACCGTACGCTTGAGATCGCGGAAATTTCTCGTTCATTAAAGGCGCTAGCCAAAGAATTGCAATGTCCAGTTATCGCGCTTTCTCAGCTTAACCGTACGCTAGAACAACGTGCAGATAAACGCCCAGTAAACTCCGACTTACGTGAATCAGGCTCTATTGAGCAGGATGCCGACTTAATCATGTTTATTTATCGTGATGAAGTATACAACGACGACAGTCCAGACAAAGGCACGGCCGAAATCATCATAGGTAAGCAACGTAACGGTCCGATCGGTAAGGTTAGGTTAACCTTCCAAGGTCAATACTCTCGATTCGATAACTATGCAGGTCCAGCAATGGACGACGAATATTAA
- the rplI gene encoding 50S ribosomal protein L9 gives MQVILLDKIANLGSLGDQVNVKSGFARNFLFPKGKAVPATKSNIETFEARRAELEAKIAEELVAAQARAEKLEALAEVTLVSKAGDEGKLFGSIGTRDIADAISAVGVEVSKSEVRLPLGTIRETGEFDVAIQVHSDVTATIKVIVIAEA, from the coding sequence ATGCAAGTTATTCTACTAGACAAAATTGCAAACCTAGGTAGCCTAGGTGATCAGGTTAATGTTAAATCTGGCTTCGCACGTAACTTCTTATTCCCTAAGGGTAAAGCAGTTCCTGCAACTAAATCTAACATTGAAACTTTCGAAGCACGTCGCGCTGAGCTTGAAGCGAAAATCGCTGAAGAGCTAGTTGCTGCACAGGCACGCGCTGAAAAACTAGAAGCACTAGCTGAAGTAACTCTAGTTTCTAAAGCGGGTGACGAAGGTAAGCTATTCGGTTCTATCGGTACTCGCGATATTGCTGATGCTATCTCTGCAGTAGGTGTTGAGGTATCTAAGTCAGAAGTTCGTCTACCTCTTGGTACTATCCGTGAGACTGGCGAGTTCGACGTAGCTATCCAAGTACACTCTGACGTTACAGCTACGATCAAAGTAATCGTAATTGCTGAAGCTTAA
- a CDS encoding RNA polymerase sigma factor: protein MIINAKEAFTQEQTDALVARCQQGDQGAFRELFEQHHRRVYALCLRLLAEPAHAEDACQEVFVQLWQKIDQFKGQSQFTTWLHSVTSNIAISYLRKQKNWLQKVVSFEQSGLDEQGAEQLGELNGLDKLIVRLPERARLVFVLHAVEGYRHEEIANMLNMAVGSSKSQYHRARNLLQEWYNND, encoded by the coding sequence ATGATAATTAATGCCAAAGAGGCATTTACACAAGAACAAACTGATGCGCTAGTGGCTAGGTGCCAGCAAGGGGACCAAGGTGCATTTCGCGAACTATTTGAGCAACATCACCGTCGCGTATATGCATTATGTCTTAGATTGCTCGCTGAGCCCGCCCATGCAGAAGATGCATGTCAGGAAGTCTTTGTGCAATTGTGGCAAAAGATAGACCAATTTAAAGGACAATCACAATTTACGACTTGGCTTCATAGTGTGACCAGTAATATCGCTATCAGTTATCTTAGAAAGCAAAAAAACTGGCTTCAAAAGGTCGTAAGTTTTGAGCAATCCGGACTTGATGAACAAGGTGCTGAGCAGCTAGGAGAGCTAAATGGCTTAGACAAACTCATTGTCAGATTGCCAGAACGCGCCAGATTGGTTTTCGTATTACATGCTGTCGAAGGGTATCGCCACGAGGAAATTGCCAATATGTTAAATATGGCCGTAGGGTCGAGTAAATCGCAATATCACCGAGCACGTAACTTATTACAGGAGTGGTACAACAATGACTAA
- the rpsR gene encoding 30S ribosomal protein S18 codes for MARYFRRRKFCRFKAEGVQQIDYKDLATLRNYVTESGKIVPSRITGTSAKYQRQLATAIKRARYLALLPYTDLHK; via the coding sequence ATGGCACGTTATTTCAGACGTCGTAAGTTCTGCCGTTTTAAAGCGGAAGGCGTACAACAAATTGATTACAAAGATCTGGCTACTCTTAGAAACTACGTAACAGAAAGTGGCAAAATCGTACCTAGCCGTATTACAGGTACTAGCGCTAAATACCAGCGTCAGCTAGCAACTGCTATCAAGCGTGCTCGCTACCTAGCCCTTCTTCCATACACTGACTTACACAAGTAA
- a CDS encoding DUF7305 domain-containing protein, with translation MKQQGFTLVKVMLLGGMASVVVFASLKEGVVQERLSGNFQKDINARLVAEQGIREYRQKLDAALSGNPQDVNALINGIDKTGSGTIADSQYQISVNANGNEFEIESLGQRHGEHANHRLVARFELQPAAKESIFQNAVTGCKGVNLSGSGSVDSYDSSKGTYEETKSHDGDVHTVVGDADVVLSGHSPIKGDVEASGVIYLKGSSPILGDVRSNTGVDISPSSSGIRVEGNVYSRGFFTHRGGKIQGYVRAMGDAKMEWGAEILNQNGDAFDIQYTGSGQFKDTGLQVQDGVHYSDSKFRVADLVVEPVKVYDPDSPDYDPAKPNKECDPLALPFNMDSIIDPRNRFTPLNVGAQQILHFKPKQAVYERNGSSVYVAKEHTIYLFQGVDQNLGTATEKTQLAFPFKGLKLGSDGKIKISGGDVIWLIDGDLTLSGDTHIWIEKESSLTVFTTGKVSIGASAKVIAEQEGLTKKSKLPVFSVYSSFDGPDGFVFSGASSLYAAIYSPLTSILLNGSGQFYGTVRGASITGTGGTGIHFDQALKNAGVGVQPPGQKPTLVFKGWHYKPYQVADDSKSKKTK, from the coding sequence ATGAAACAACAAGGTTTTACACTGGTTAAAGTGATGCTGCTTGGCGGCATGGCTAGCGTTGTGGTATTCGCTTCCCTCAAGGAAGGTGTTGTACAAGAAAGATTAAGTGGTAACTTCCAAAAAGACATTAATGCAAGATTAGTGGCTGAACAAGGGATCAGAGAATATCGTCAAAAGCTGGATGCGGCGTTAAGTGGCAACCCACAAGATGTCAATGCGCTGATAAATGGTATCGACAAGACAGGTAGTGGGACGATCGCGGATTCGCAATATCAGATCTCGGTAAATGCCAATGGCAATGAATTTGAAATTGAAAGCTTAGGTCAACGTCATGGTGAGCACGCAAATCATCGGTTAGTTGCGCGCTTCGAGTTACAGCCAGCAGCGAAAGAGTCCATATTCCAAAATGCGGTTACTGGCTGTAAAGGTGTGAATCTATCTGGTAGTGGATCTGTCGATAGCTATGACTCATCGAAAGGCACTTACGAAGAAACAAAAAGCCATGATGGTGATGTACACACTGTGGTAGGCGATGCAGATGTGGTGCTATCAGGCCACTCTCCGATTAAAGGCGATGTTGAAGCATCTGGTGTGATTTACTTAAAAGGTTCTTCACCTATTCTCGGTGATGTCAGATCAAATACTGGGGTAGATATTTCGCCGTCATCGAGTGGTATTCGCGTGGAAGGTAATGTCTATAGCCGTGGTTTTTTTACACATAGAGGCGGCAAGATCCAAGGCTATGTACGTGCAATGGGTGACGCGAAAATGGAGTGGGGCGCTGAGATCCTCAACCAAAATGGCGATGCGTTCGATATTCAATATACTGGCAGCGGTCAATTTAAAGACACTGGCTTGCAAGTTCAAGATGGTGTGCATTACTCAGATTCTAAATTTAGAGTCGCTGATTTAGTGGTTGAACCGGTAAAGGTGTACGATCCAGACTCTCCCGACTATGACCCTGCAAAGCCTAATAAAGAGTGTGATCCTTTGGCGTTGCCTTTTAATATGGATAGCATTATCGATCCTCGTAATCGATTCACTCCTCTAAATGTAGGCGCTCAACAAATCTTACACTTTAAACCGAAACAGGCAGTGTATGAACGTAATGGATCGAGCGTATATGTTGCAAAGGAGCACACCATTTATTTATTCCAAGGGGTGGATCAAAATCTAGGTACAGCGACAGAAAAAACGCAGCTTGCGTTCCCATTTAAAGGGTTGAAGTTAGGCTCTGACGGCAAAATAAAGATCTCTGGTGGCGATGTTATTTGGTTGATTGATGGTGATCTCACATTATCTGGCGACACCCATATCTGGATAGAAAAAGAAAGTTCTCTGACCGTGTTCACTACTGGCAAAGTGTCTATTGGCGCAAGTGCTAAGGTTATTGCTGAGCAAGAAGGCTTAACCAAGAAGAGCAAACTGCCTGTGTTTAGTGTGTATTCTTCATTTGATGGCCCTGATGGTTTTGTATTTAGTGGGGCGTCGTCTCTATATGCTGCTATTTATTCACCTTTGACTTCCATTCTATTGAATGGCAGCGGTCAGTTTTATGGTACGGTTCGAGGTGCTTCTATAACCGGTACTGGTGGTACAGGGATCCACTTTGATCAAGCATTAAAAAATGCAGGTGTTGGCGTACAGCCACCGGGACAAAAGCCAACATTAGTCTTTAAGGGCTGGCACTATAAACCTTACCAAGTTGCCGACGATAGCAAATCTAAAAAGACCAAGTAA
- a CDS encoding type IV pilus modification PilV family protein has product MQLSKGFSLIEVVVSMLVAGLMLLGLAATQLKSLQFASNSFQYTMALIHGQNAIERIWPLLCELQRNNNDMTLANPLIQQLHPADDRFTLVLPATYSNNMQLTVSWEDKRVKNPAENQISLTTSYPNVADTCSPPPGGGS; this is encoded by the coding sequence TTGCAGTTAAGTAAGGGATTTTCTCTCATTGAGGTGGTGGTGTCGATGTTGGTGGCTGGCTTAATGTTGCTCGGTCTTGCAGCGACGCAGCTTAAGTCATTACAGTTTGCCTCCAATAGCTTTCAATACACGATGGCGTTAATTCATGGCCAAAATGCAATTGAGAGAATATGGCCTTTGTTATGTGAATTACAACGTAACAACAATGATATGACGCTTGCTAATCCGCTTATTCAGCAGCTGCATCCAGCGGATGATCGCTTTACGTTAGTGCTGCCTGCGACATATAGCAATAACATGCAGCTTACAGTGAGTTGGGAAGATAAGCGGGTAAAAAACCCCGCTGAAAACCAAATTTCTTTGACCACCAGTTACCCAAATGTTGCGGATACTTGCTCTCCACCACCAGGAGGTGGCTCATGA
- a CDS encoding PilW family protein, whose translation MKQIKGYTLLELMVAMVVGLVLVMGIATSYTSIKETVMTSQQLATSQEIVRYTNRVMMRSIKQTQEIPTVTATDITIRQLAGVPACDGSVPTADYTERYFLQDGYLVCDRGTGDINLLKGVTGLAFATDASGQLITVTIQGSSFPTQYGAGIQMNFYAGLGS comes from the coding sequence ATGAAACAGATAAAGGGGTATACCTTACTGGAACTCATGGTTGCGATGGTTGTTGGGTTGGTATTGGTTATGGGGATTGCAACGTCATACACATCGATAAAAGAAACAGTGATGACAAGCCAACAGCTCGCAACATCGCAAGAGATTGTTCGCTATACCAATCGAGTGATGATGCGCAGCATCAAGCAAACTCAGGAAATCCCTACGGTGACGGCGACCGATATTACGATCCGCCAATTGGCTGGGGTGCCCGCTTGTGACGGCAGCGTACCTACAGCTGATTACACTGAGCGCTATTTTTTACAAGATGGGTATTTAGTGTGCGATCGCGGCACTGGTGATATCAATCTTTTGAAAGGGGTAACTGGACTCGCGTTTGCAACCGATGCCAGTGGTCAGTTAATTACAGTGACAATACAAGGTAGTAGTTTTCCGACACAATACGGTGCAGGCATACAGATGAATTTTTACGCTGGATTAGGTAGCTAA
- a CDS encoding type IV pilin protein, with product MSVNKGFTLTELLIAVAIVAITASVAYPSYVEYVQDGRRSQVQQQMLEMAGVIERIYSRNSGYPDASLLTDLPESKFYTFKYIPTDKPNGAVGQYRNLGYQFTATPIVGKAQATDKCGVLSINHLGEQGPKNNDCWQ from the coding sequence ATGTCTGTAAATAAAGGTTTTACGCTTACGGAGCTATTAATTGCCGTTGCAATAGTTGCGATCACAGCCAGCGTGGCATATCCGTCATATGTGGAATACGTTCAGGATGGACGTCGTTCGCAAGTACAGCAGCAAATGTTGGAAATGGCGGGTGTGATTGAACGCATATACAGCCGCAATAGTGGCTACCCTGATGCGAGTTTACTTACAGATCTGCCAGAGTCTAAATTCTACACGTTTAAATATATTCCCACTGATAAACCAAATGGCGCAGTTGGGCAATACCGTAATTTGGGATATCAATTTACAGCCACGCCAATAGTGGGAAAAGCACAAGCGACTGATAAGTGTGGTGTGCTAAGTATCAACCATCTTGGTGAACAAGGACCGAAGAACAATGATTGCTGGCAATAG
- a CDS encoding DUF4097 family beta strand repeat-containing protein, translating to MKALIIGLAALPAIVFAGESIDKELSIPADGKVVIENQRGDVTIKTWDKNVFKVTGELDDKAEGYKLETSGEVTEFIVKMPRRYKSWGGGDGSKLTIYMPRSSELNFEGVVVDVEASDLTAGARIKTVNGNIKASKISGKIALETVNGDIDSRDLDGNIQFETVNGDIEDIASNGKLRFNAVNGEIKTQTTATELRLENVNGEVELKMAELKDLRLSTVNGEIAVYAAKLLDNANINMDSVSGDIELYFPADVSARFEINAHSGGHITNELSAEEVKKAKYGPARSLEFVLNGGNADVEIDTVSGNIELKRN from the coding sequence ATGAAAGCATTAATTATTGGCCTCGCGGCGCTACCGGCAATAGTGTTCGCCGGAGAATCTATCGATAAAGAACTGTCGATCCCTGCAGATGGTAAAGTTGTCATCGAGAATCAGCGCGGTGACGTAACGATAAAAACATGGGACAAGAATGTTTTTAAAGTGACTGGCGAGTTAGACGATAAAGCCGAAGGTTATAAACTAGAAACCTCTGGTGAGGTAACCGAGTTTATCGTGAAGATGCCAAGACGCTATAAAAGTTGGGGCGGGGGTGATGGCTCTAAACTCACCATTTATATGCCTCGTAGCAGTGAATTAAACTTTGAAGGGGTGGTGGTTGACGTCGAAGCCTCAGATTTAACGGCGGGTGCCCGTATCAAAACGGTCAACGGTAATATTAAAGCGAGTAAAATCAGCGGTAAAATTGCGTTAGAAACCGTAAATGGTGATATTGATAGTCGTGACTTAGATGGCAACATTCAGTTTGAAACCGTCAATGGGGACATTGAAGATATTGCTTCTAACGGTAAGCTAAGATTTAACGCGGTTAATGGCGAAATTAAAACGCAAACCACCGCAACGGAGCTTCGCTTAGAAAACGTCAATGGCGAAGTCGAATTGAAGATGGCGGAGTTAAAAGACTTACGCCTATCTACCGTTAACGGAGAAATTGCGGTGTATGCGGCAAAACTACTGGATAACGCTAATATTAATATGGACAGTGTTAGCGGTGATATTGAGCTTTATTTTCCTGCGGATGTATCAGCTAGGTTTGAAATCAACGCGCATTCAGGTGGCCATATCACCAATGAGCTAAGCGCTGAGGAAGTTAAAAAAGCAAAATATGGCCCTGCTCGGTCATTAGAGTTTGTGCTTAACGGCGGTAATGCAGATGTAGAAATTGATACTGTTAGTGGCAATATTGAGCTAAAACGCAATTAA
- the rsgA gene encoding small ribosomal subunit biogenesis GTPase RsgA, whose translation MAKQKKLSKGQSRRIRANHQKRIDKAKEAEVSDVSWQNDNLGPTEAAVVISRFGQHADIETTDQEVLRCNIRRTVTSLVCGDEVIFRRAKVSDGDLAGVIEAVHERRTQLTRPDFYDGVKVVAANIDQILMVSAVVPEFTPQIIDRYLVACEDMGIEPILLLNKIDLLDQESLEYVDEVLDIYRELDYRVLLVSTKSGEGIDELKHMLEDKNNIFVGQSGVGKSTLVNTVLPNADILTKEVSENSGLGQHTTTVSRLHHLPSGGNLIDSPGIREFGLWHLDVDRVTWCFKEFREFIGGCRFRDCKHLNDPGCLLREAVDEGKISELRFESYHRILESMADGRAGARAPRV comes from the coding sequence ATGGCAAAACAAAAGAAACTCAGTAAGGGCCAATCTCGTCGGATTAGAGCCAATCATCAGAAGCGCATCGATAAAGCGAAAGAGGCAGAAGTATCTGATGTTTCATGGCAAAACGATAACTTAGGGCCAACAGAAGCCGCAGTGGTGATAAGCCGCTTCGGCCAACATGCGGATATAGAAACCACAGACCAAGAAGTCTTGCGTTGCAATATCCGTCGTACCGTAACAAGCTTAGTTTGCGGCGATGAAGTCATTTTTCGTCGTGCCAAGGTCAGTGATGGTGACTTAGCCGGTGTAATTGAGGCGGTGCATGAAAGGCGTACACAACTCACTCGTCCGGATTTTTATGACGGTGTTAAAGTTGTCGCTGCGAATATTGACCAAATATTAATGGTGTCGGCGGTTGTGCCTGAATTTACGCCTCAAATCATCGACCGTTATTTGGTCGCTTGTGAGGATATGGGGATAGAGCCGATTTTATTACTCAATAAAATTGATTTGCTTGACCAAGAAAGCCTCGAATATGTTGATGAAGTCTTAGATATATATCGTGAGCTTGACTATCGCGTGCTGTTAGTCAGTACAAAGTCAGGCGAAGGCATTGACGAGTTAAAACACATGCTTGAGGACAAAAATAATATTTTTGTTGGTCAATCTGGAGTAGGCAAATCAACGCTGGTCAATACGGTACTACCCAATGCAGATATTCTCACCAAAGAAGTCTCCGAAAATAGTGGCTTAGGGCAACATACAACCACAGTATCGCGCTTACACCACTTGCCGTCCGGTGGAAACCTGATCGACAGCCCTGGGATCCGTGAGTTCGGCCTATGGCACTTAGACGTGGATCGTGTCACTTGGTGCTTTAAAGAGTTTAGGGAGTTTATTGGCGGCTGCCGCTTTAGAGACTGTAAACACCTGAACGATCCCGGATGTTTACTTCGGGAAGCCGTAGATGAAGGTAAAATCAGCGAATTACGTTTTGAAAGTTACCATCGTATTTTAGAATCTATGGCTGATGGCCGCGCAGGTGCGCGCGCGCCTAGAGTCTGA
- a CDS encoding GspH/FimT family pseudopilin, whose amino-acid sequence MIAGNRHLGFTLLELLISMAILAILASIAAPSFIKQIQQDRLTTHANQLQAVYRLARSEAVRREQQVSLVVEDSDWVVKTNENGQLTEVGRFSIKHSSIEVSLADQVVRESGEVLATNNILITDNITDTQDYRLCVLVSGQSWLAEAEQNCS is encoded by the coding sequence ATGATTGCTGGCAATAGACATTTAGGATTTACCTTGCTTGAGCTGCTTATTTCCATGGCAATACTTGCAATTTTAGCTTCTATAGCTGCGCCTAGCTTTATAAAGCAAATTCAGCAAGACAGACTGACGACGCATGCTAATCAACTGCAGGCGGTATATCGCTTGGCCCGCAGTGAAGCGGTTAGACGTGAGCAGCAGGTGTCACTGGTCGTTGAGGACAGTGACTGGGTTGTTAAAACCAATGAAAATGGACAATTGACCGAAGTGGGGCGGTTTTCTATTAAACATAGCTCGATAGAAGTGTCACTTGCCGACCAGGTTGTGCGCGAAAGTGGCGAAGTGCTGGCGACAAACAATATATTGATCACCGACAACATTACCGATACGCAGGATTATCGTTTATGTGTGTTGGTCAGTGGTCAAAGTTGGTTAGCTGAGGCGGAGCAAAATTGCAGTTAA
- the rpsF gene encoding 30S ribosomal protein S6: MRHYEIVFMVHPDQSEQVPGMIERYTGAITEAGGTIHRLEDWGRRQLAYPIEKLHKAHYVLLNVEAPTEVINELETSFRYNDAVLRNLVMRTKNAVTEASPLAKEEKKEAASA; this comes from the coding sequence ATGCGTCATTACGAAATCGTATTCATGGTTCACCCAGACCAAAGTGAGCAAGTACCTGGTATGATCGAGCGTTATACTGGTGCTATCACTGAAGCTGGCGGTACTATTCACCGTCTAGAAGACTGGGGTCGTCGTCAACTGGCTTACCCAATCGAAAAGCTTCACAAAGCACACTATGTTCTATTGAACGTTGAAGCACCAACTGAAGTAATCAACGAGCTTGAAACTTCTTTCCGCTACAACGATGCAGTGCTTCGTAACCTAGTTATGCGTACTAAAAACGCGGTAACTGAAGCGTCTCCTCTTGCAAAAGAAGAGAAAAAAGAAGCAGCTTCTGCTTAA
- the priB gene encoding primosomal replication protein N: MVSTQVDLYTNQYLLSGVICKTPKFSQSPAGIPHCIFVLEHKSMQLEADLTRNAYVRIQVVASGEQFRNQTEHLYVGQALQVRGFINRHESRNGLSQLVLHAQHIERIN, encoded by the coding sequence ATGGTGAGTACTCAGGTTGACCTGTATACCAATCAATATCTGCTTTCGGGCGTGATTTGTAAAACACCTAAATTTAGTCAAAGCCCAGCTGGGATCCCACATTGCATATTTGTACTTGAGCACAAATCAATGCAATTAGAGGCTGACCTTACTCGAAATGCCTACGTGCGTATTCAAGTAGTTGCCAGTGGAGAACAGTTCCGAAACCAAACAGAGCATTTATACGTTGGGCAAGCATTACAAGTTCGCGGTTTTATAAATCGCCACGAGAGCCGAAATGGCTTGAGTCAGCTGGTATTGCACGCACAACATATTGAAAGAATTAATTGA
- the orn gene encoding oligoribonuclease, with protein MSFHESNLIWLDLEMTGLEPKTDKILEIATVITDGALNVLAEGPVVAIHQSDELLDNMDEWCTNQHGRSGLTTRCKASKFTEADAVKQTLDFLKEWVPPGASPMCGNSIGQDRRFLNKYMPELEAYFHYRNLDVSTIKELARRWKPELLGEIKKKSSHLALDDIKDSIMELKVYQEKFFKV; from the coding sequence ATGTCTTTTCATGAATCAAACTTGATCTGGCTCGATCTCGAGATGACGGGGCTGGAACCGAAAACAGATAAAATCTTAGAAATCGCGACGGTGATCACAGATGGTGCTCTCAATGTTTTAGCTGAAGGTCCAGTTGTGGCAATTCATCAAAGTGATGAGCTGTTGGACAATATGGACGAGTGGTGTACCAACCAACATGGTCGCTCAGGTCTAACTACTCGCTGTAAAGCAAGTAAGTTTACGGAAGCGGATGCAGTTAAGCAAACACTAGATTTCCTTAAAGAGTGGGTGCCACCAGGTGCCTCTCCAATGTGTGGTAACTCTATTGGTCAAGACCGTAGATTCCTCAACAAATACATGCCAGAGCTAGAAGCTTATTTCCACTATCGCAATTTGGACGTCAGTACGATAAAAGAACTTGCGAGACGCTGGAAGCCTGAGCTTTTGGGTGAGATAAAGAAAAAAAGCTCTCATTTAGCACTCGATGATATCAAAGACTCCATCATGGAGCTGAAAGTTTACCAAGAAAAATTCTTCAAAGTTTAA